The Phocoena sinus isolate mPhoSin1 chromosome 12, mPhoSin1.pri, whole genome shotgun sequence genome includes a window with the following:
- the ZNF292 gene encoding zinc finger protein 292 isoform X4: MICNLESEGDEKNALVLCTAFLSRQLQQGDMYCAWELTLFWSKLQQRVEPSIQVYLERCRQLSLLTKTVYHIFFLIKVINSETEGAGLATCIELCVKALRLESTENTEVKISICKTISCLLPDDLEVKRACQLSEFLIEPTVDAYYAVEMLYNQPDQKYDEENLPIPNSLRCELLLVLKTQWPFDPEFWDWKTLKRQCLALMGEEASIVSSIDELNDSEVYEKVADYQEESKETSMNGGIGANSGLLRDICDEKQKKREIKQLRERGFISARFRNWQAYMQYCVLCDKEFLGHRIVRHAQKHYKDGIYSCPICAKNFNSKETFVPHVTLHVKQSSKERLAAMKPLRRLGRPPKITTTNENQKTNAVAKQEQRPIKKNSLYSTDFIVFNDNDGSDDETDDKDKSYEPEVIPVQKPVPVNEFNCPVTFCKKGFKYFKNLIAHVKGHKDNEDAKRFLEMQSKKVICQYCRRHFVSVTHLNDHLQMHCGSKPYICIQMKCKAGFNSYAELLTHRKEHQVFRAKCMFPKCGRIFSEAYLLYDHEAQHYNTYTCKFTGCGKVYRSQSELEKHLDDHSTPEKVLPPEDQLNSSGDSVQPSRVNQNAEGNTKKEGSVLPSENSTGNTFPADRSGAWDKSKAESPVTKRDQISASELRQADGPLPNGLENPAPAPLLQASEVAVSIKVSLNQGIEDNFGKQENSAVQGTGESLVTDLHTPVEDPCNGLCHTGFQERKEQACFNEAQITPNSLVDSEALKIDDLTPQNLERQVNNLMTFSVQNQAGFQNNLPTAKFECGGNVKTSSNLYNLPLKTLESIAFVPPQPNLSNSLGTPSVPPKAPVQKFSCQVEGCTRTYNSSQSIGKHMKTAHPDQYAAFKMQRKSKRGQKANNLNTPNNGKFVYFLPSQVSSSNNAFFTPQTKANGNPTCSNQLQHVSPSIFPAHLANVSAPLLPSVESVINPNIPSQDKNEQGGGMLCSQMENLSSTTLPAQMEDLTKTVLPLNIDSGSDPFLPLPAESSSMSLFPSPADSGTNSVFSQLENNANHFSSQMEGNTNSSFLKGGNGENAIFPSQVSVGNDFSSTSAQQSALEKVKKDRGQGPNGKERKPKHNKRAKWPAIIRDGKFICSRCYRAFTNPRSLGGHLSKRSYCKPLDGAEIAQELLQSNGQPSLLASMILSTNAVNSQQPQQSAFSPGACFKDPSFLQLLAAENRSSAFLPNTFPRSGVTNFNTSVSQEGSEIIKQALETAGIPSTFEGADVLSHVPPGCVSDPAPVNATVMPNPPVPALLQTVCHANPLLTDQNRTPNSKTSSIEECNSLPVFPTNDLLLKTVENGLCSSSFPNSSGPSQNFISNSSRVSVISGPQNTRSSHLNKKGNSASKRRKKVAPPLIAPNAPQNLVTSDLTAMGLIAKRIEIPTTNLHSTVIPNCEPQGLVENLTQKLNNVDNQLFITDVKENFKAGLESHTVLAPLTLKTENGDSQMMALNSCTPSINSDLQISEDNVIQNFEKTLEIIKSAMNSQILEVKSGSQGIGETSQNAQINYNIQLPSVNTVQNNKLSDSSQFSSFIGVMPTKSNIPQPEILHKEDQVQEILEGLQKLKLENDLSSPAPQCVLINTSVTLTPTPVKPIPNVTLVQPVSEMISNIQFNDRVNKPFVCQNQGCNYSAMTKDALFKHYGKIHQYTPEMILEIKKNQLKFAPFKCVVPTCTKTFTRNSNLRAHCQLVHHFTTEEMVKLKIKRPYGRKSQSENSSASRITQVRRQLAMTEENKREFHPALELGAMKENTLSNIAVIPEKQLLEKKSPDKTESSSQVMTVTSEQCNTNSLTNVQTKGRKVRRHKKEKEERKRKKPVSQSLEFPTRYSPYRPYRCVHQGCFAAFTIQQNLILHYQAVHKSDLPAFSAEVEEESEAGKDSEEIETKQTVKEFRCQVSDCSRIFQAITGLIQHYMKLHEMSPEEIESMTASVDVGKFPCDQSECKSSFTTYLNYVVHLEADHGIGARGSKTEEDGIYKCDCEGCDRIYATRSNLLRHIFNKHNDKHKAHLIRPRRLTPGQENISSKANQEKTKSKHRGTKYRSGREGTKMPKTKRKKKNNLENKTAKIVQIEENKPYSLKRGKHVYSIKARNDALSECTSRFVTQYPCMIKGCTSVVTSESNIIRHYKCHKLSKAFTSQHRNLLIVFKRCCNSQLKETSEQEVEKSDVKDSDTGISESSDNSRTAVVPQKEVEKNEKDEVDELTELFITKLINEDNTSVETQAQTSSNVSKDFQEDNPCQSEKQKASNLKRVNKEKNVSQNKKRKVEKAEPAPAVEFSSMHKEEETAVAIQTTEEHPASFDWSSFKPMGFEVSFLKFLEESAVKQKKNTDKDHPNSGNRKGSHSNARKNVDKTAVTSGNHICSCKESETFVQFANPSQLQCSDNVKIVLDKTLKNCTELVLKQLQEMKPTVSLKKLEVHSNDPDVSVMKEISMGKATGRGQN, translated from the coding sequence ACTGAAGGGGCTGGACTTGCCACTTGTATAGAACTATGTGTAAAAGCTCTTCGCCTGGAATCTACAGAAAATACTGAAGTGAAAATATCTATTTGCAAGACCATTTCATGCTTGTTGCCTGATGATCTGGAAGTTAAACGTGCTTGTCAACTGAGTGAATTTCTTATTGAGCCTACGGTAGATGCATATTATGCTGTGGAAATGTTGTATAACCAACCAGACCAGAAATATGATGAAGAAAATCTTCCAATACCAAATTCTCTACGCTGTGAGCTCTTACTTGTATTGAAAACTCAGTGGCCCTTTGATCCAGAATTCTGGGATTGGAAAACCTTAAAACGACAGTGTCTTGCATTAATGGGAGAAGAAGCATCCATTGTGTCTTCAATAGATGAACTAAATGACAGTGAGGTTTATGAGAAAGTAGCAGACTATCAGGAAGAGAGTAAAGAAACTTCCATGAATGGTGGAATTGGTGCTAATTCTGGCCTTCTTAGAGACATTTGTgatgaaaagcagaaaaagagagagataaaacAATTAAGAGAGAGGGGATTTATATCTGCTAGGTTCAGGAACTGGCAAGCCTACATGCAGTATTGTGTGCTGTGTGACAAAGAATTCCTTGGTCATCGAATAGTACGACATGCTCAAAAACATTACAAAGATGGGATTTACAGTTGCCCCATATGTGCAAAGAACTTTAATTCTAAAGAAACTTTTGTCCCTCATGTCACATTGCATGTTAAACAATCTAGTAAAGAGAGACTAGCAGCTATGAAACCATTAAGGAGGTTGGGAAGGCCTCCTAAGATCACAACTACCAACGAGAATCAGAAGACTAATGCTGTGGCCAAGCAGGAACAGCGGCCTATCAAGAAGAATAGTCTCTACTCAACAGACTTCATAGTGTTTAATGATAATGATGgttcagatgatgaaactgatgaCAAAGACAAATCTTATGAGCCAGAGGTGATCCCGGTCCAGAAACCAGTACCTGTTAATGAATTCAATTGCCCTGTAACTTTTTGTAAAAAGGGctttaagtactttaaaaatttaattgctCATGTAAAGGGACATAAGGATAATGAAGATGCCAAGCGCTTTCttgaaatgcaaagcaaaaaagTTATTTGCCAGTACTGTAGACGGCATTTTGTAAGTGTTACTCATCTCAATGATCACTTACAAATGCACTGTGGCAGTAAACCATATATCTGTATACAAATGAAATGTAAGGCCGGTTTTAATAGTTACGCAGAGCTCTTAACCCACCGAAAGGAACATCAAGTCTTTAGAGCAAAGTGCATGTTTCCTAAATGTGGCAGAATTTTTTCAGAAGCTTATTTACTATATGATCATGAAGCACAACATTATAATACCTATACTTGTAAGTTCACAGGTTGTGGTAAAGTTTATCGTTCTCAGAGTGAACTAGAAAAGCATCTGGATGATCACAGTACTCCTGAAAAAGTGCTGCCTCCTGAAGACCAACTTAATTCTTCTGGAGATTCTGTTCAGCCTTCCAGAGTGAATCAGAACGCAGAAGGGAACACTAAGAAAGAAGGGTCTGTGCTTCCTTCAGAAAACAGCACGGGAAACACCTTCCCAGCAGATAGAAGTGGTGCTTGGGATAAAAGCAAGGCAGAATCACCTGTGACCAAACGAGACCAGATTTCTGCTTCAGAGCTCAGGCAAGCTGATGGACCATTGCCAAATGGTTTGGAAAACCCTGCCCCTGCTCCTCTGCTTCAGGCCAGTGAGGTAGCTGTGTCCATTAAGGTATCCCTCAATCAGGGGATCGAGGATAACTTTGGAAAGCAAGAAAACTCAGCTGTGCAAGGCACTGGTGAATCACTGGTCACAGACTTACATACACCAGTTGAAGATCCTTGTAATGGTTTGTGTCATACAGGTTtccaagagagaaaagaacaggcTTGTTTTAATGAAGCCCAGATTACTCCGAATTCTTTAGTAGATTCGGAAGCCCTCAAAATAGATGACCTTACTCCACAAAACTTAGAAAGACAAGTGAACAACCTGATGACCTTTTCTGTGCAAAATCAGGCAGGATTTCAAAACAATTTACCAACTGCCAAGTTTGAATGTGGAGGTAATGTTAAAACATCGTCCAATCTTTATAATTTACCTCTGAAGACATTAGAAAGTATCGCATTTGTTCCACCACAGCCCAACCTCAGTAATTCTTTAGGAACTCCATCAGTGCCTCCAAAAGCACCAGTTCAGAAATTCAGTTGCCAGGTTGAGGGATGTACTCGAACCTATAACTCTTCACAGAGTATTGGGAAACACATGAAGACAGCACACCCCGACCAGTATGCAGCATTCAAAATGCAACGCAAAAGCAAAAGGGGTCAGAAAGCTAACAACTTAAATACACCAAATAATGgaaagtttgtttattttttgccatcACAGGTGAGCAGCTCTAATAATGCATTTTTTACACCACAGACCAAAGCCAATGGGAATCCTACTTGTTCTAATCAGTTGCAGCATGTCTCACCTTCCATTTTCCCAGCTCATTTAGCAAATGTGTCAGCTCCACTCTTGCCCTCAGTGGAAAGTGTCATAAATCCAAATATACCTTCTCAGGATAAAAATGAACAAGGTGGTGGTATGTTATGTTCCCAAATGGAAAATTTATCTAGTACTACCTTGCCAGCACAAATGGAAGATCTAACCAAAACAGTTCTGCCTTTGAATATCGACAGTGGCTCAGATCCTTTCCTTCCGTTACCTGCAGAAAGTAGTTCAATGTCTCTCTTCCCTTCACCAGCAGATAGTGGGACTAATTCTGTTTTTTCCCAGCTGGAAAATAATGCAAATCATTTTTCCTCACAGATGGAAGGGAACACTAATTCCTCTTTTCTAAAGGGAGGTAATGGTGAGAATGCAATTTTTCCTTCACAAGTCAGTGTTGGAAATGACTTCAGTAGCACCAGTGCCCAACAGTCTGcactggaaaaagtaaaaaaagaccGTGGGCAGGGcccaaatgggaaggaaagaaaacccaAGCACAACAAAAGGGCTAAGTGGCCAGCAATTATCAGAGACGGGAAATTTATCTGCAGCAGGTGTTACAGGGCTTTCACTAACCCCAGATCTCTGGGTGGACACTTGTCTAAGCGATCTTACTGTAAACCACTGGATGGGGCAGAAATTGCTCAAGAACTTCTGCAGAGTAACGGGCAGCCTTCTCTTCTTGCCAGCATGATTCTCTCCACAAATGCAGTAAACTCGCAGCAGCCGCAGCAGTCTGCCTTCAGTCCAGGAGCATGTTTTAAAGATCCATCATTCCTGCAACTTCTTGCTGCTGAAAATCGCTCCTCAGCATTTTTACCAAATACATTTCCTCGGAGTGGTGTGACTAACTTTAATACAAGTGTTAGTCAAGAGGGAAGCGAAATTATTAAACAGGCTTTGGAAACTGCCGGCATTCCCAGTACATTTGAGGGTGCCGACGTGCTCTCTCATGTTCCGCCAGGTTGTGTCTCAGACCCAGCACCAGTAAATGCAACAGTGATGCCAAATCCACCTGTGCCAGCCCTGCTGCAGACTGTATGCCATGCAAACCCCCTGCTGACAGACCAGAATAGGACACCAAACTCCAAAACTTCCTCCATTGAGGAATGCAACAGTTTGCCTGTTTTTCCAACAAATGACTTACTACTGAAGACTGTTGAAAATGGTCTGTGCTCTAGTTCATTCCCTAATTCTAGTGGGCCATCACAAAATTTTATCAGTAACAGTTCACGAGTTTCCGTTATAAGTGGTCCTCAGAACACAAGGTCtagtcatttaaataaaaagggaaacagtgcttctaagagaagaaagaaagttgCTCCTCCACTAATTGCCCCTAATGCTCCCCAAAACTTGGTAACAAGTGACTTAACGGCAATGGGACTTATAGCAAAGAGGATTGAGATACCAACTACTAACCTTCATTCAACTGTAATTCCTAATTGTGAACCTCAGGGTTTGGTGGAAAATCTAACACAGAAATTAAATAATGTTGACAATCAGTTGTTTATAACTgatgtgaaagaaaattttaaagccgGTCTTGAGTCCCATACAGTGTTAGCTCCCTTaacattaaaaactgaaaatggtgATTCCCAAATGATGGCTTTGAATTCATGCACACCTTCAATAAATTCTGATTTGCAGATTTCTGAAGACAATGTTATACAAAACTTTGAAAAGACTCTTGAAATTATTAAAAGTGCTATGAATTCTCAAATACTTGAGGTAAAAAGTGGATCTCAGGGTATTGGTGAAACATCACAGAATGCTCAAATAAATTATAACATTCAGCTTCCTTCAGTAAACACTGTACAAAATAACAAATTATCCGATTCTTctcagttttcctccttcataggtGTCATGCCGACAAAAAGTAACATTCCTCAGCCTGAAATACTACATAAGGAGGATCAAGTACAGGAGATTTTAGAAGgcttacagaaattaaaattagaaaacgaCCTGTCCTCTCCAGCACCCCAGTGTGTACTGATAAATACATCAGTGACACTGACTCCCACTCCTGTTAAACCAATTCCAAATGTCACACTTGTTCAGCCAGTTTCTGAAATGATAAGCAACATTCAGTTTAATGACAGAGTTAATAAACCCTTTGTGTGTCAAAACCAAGGCTGTAATTACAGTGCTATGACAAAAGATGCACTGTTTAAGCACTACGGTAAAATTCATCAGTACACTCCAGAGATGATTCTTGAAATTAAGAAGAATCAGTTGAAATTTGCTCCATTTAAATGTGTAGTACCTACATGTACAAAGACATTTACAAGAAATTCGAATCTCCGGGCACACTGTCAGTTGGTACATCATTTTACAACAGAAGAAAtggtaaagttaaaaataaaaaggccttATGGAAGAAAATCTCAGAGTGAAAATTCGTCAGCCTCGCGAATTACACAAGTAAGAAGACAGCTAGCTAtgacagaggaaaataaaagggaattccACCCTGCTTTAGAATTGGGTGCAATGAAGGAAAATACCCTCAGTAATATAGCAGtgatcccagaaaaacaacttctagaaaaaaaaagtcctgataaAACAGAAAGTTCTTCACAAGTGATGACCGTTACTTCAGAACAATGTAATACAAATTCTCTCACAAATGTACAAACCAAAGGACGGAAAGTTAggagacataaaaaagaaaaggaggagagaaaacgCAAGAAGCCAGTTTCTCAATCTCTTGAGTTTCCCACAAGATACAGTCCCTACAGACCTTATCGATGTGTTCATCAGGGTTGCTTTGCTGCCTTTACAATACAGCAAAACTTAATTCTGCATTACCAGGCTGTACACAAATCAGATCTACCTGCATTTTCTGCAGAGGTTGAAGAGGAAAGCGAAGCTGGTAAAGACAGTGAAGAAATTGAAACTAAACAGACTGTGAAAGAATTTCGATGTCAGGTGAGTGACTGCTCTCGAATTTTCCAAGCAATTACTGGCCTCATACAACACTACATGAAACTTCATGAGATGTCTCCTGAGGAAATTGAAAGTATGACTGCTTCGGTGGATGTTGGGAAATTTCCATGTGATCAGTCAGAGTGTAAATCTTCATTTACCACATATTTGAACTATGTTGTTCATCTTGAGGCAGATCATGGAATTGGGGCAAGGGGAAGTAAAACTGAGGAAGATGGCATATACAAGTGTGACTGTGAAGGCTGTGACCGAATATATGCGACCCGGTCCAATCTCCTCCGACACATTTTTAATAAGCATAATGACAAACATAAAGCTCATCTGATTCGGCCAAGAAGATTAACACCTGGTCAGGAAAACATATCAAGCAAGGCAAACCAAGAAAAGACAAAGTCTAAACACCGGGGGACAAAATACAGATCTGGAAGGGAAGGAACCAAAATGCCTAAGACCaaacgaaagaaaaaaaataatttggaaaacaaGACTGCAAAGATTGTGCAGATTGAAGAAAATAAGCCTTATTCTCTGAAACGTGGGAAGCATGTATATTCTATAAAGGCTAGAAATGATGCCTTATCTGAGTGTACGAGCAGATTTGTCACCCAGTATCCATGTATGATAAAGGGGTGTACATCAGTCGTTACAAGCGAAAGCAATATAATTAGACATTATAAATGCCACAAATTATCTAAGGCATTTACATCACAGCACCGCAATCTTCTCATTGTCTTCAAACGGTGTTGCAACTCACAATTAAAGGAAACTTCTGAGCAAGAAGTTGAAAAGAGTGATGTGAAAGATTCTGACACGGGTATATCAGAGAGCAGTGATAACTCAAGAACAGCTGTAGTTCCACAGAAGgaagttgaaaaaaatgaaaaagatgaagtGGATGAGCTAACAGAATTATTTATTaccaaattaataaatgaagacaaCACAAGTGTGGAGACCCAAGCTCAGACCTCTTCAAATGTTAGTAAAGATTTTCAGGAAGATAACCCCTGccagtcagaaaaacaaaaagcaagtaaTTTGAAGAgagttaataaagaaaaaaatgtctcccaaaataaaaagaggaaagttGAAAAAGCCGAACCAGCACCGGCAGTTGAGTTCAGTAGTATGCACAAGGAAGAAGAAACCGCTGTTGCAATACAAACCACTGAGGAGCATCCTGCATCTTTTGACTGGAGCTCATTTAAACCAATGGGATTCGAAGTATCATTTCTGAAGTTTCTTGAGGAGTCTGCagtgaagcagaagaaaaatactgACAAAGACCATCCAAATAGTGGGAATAGAAAAGGATCCCATTCAAATGCAAGAAAAAATGTTGACAAGACTGCTGTGACTAGTGGAAATCATATATGTTCTTGTAAAGAAAGTGAAACCTTTGTACAGTTTGCCAATCCATCACAGCTTCAGTGCAGTGATAATGTAAAAATTGTTTTAGACAAGACTCTTAAAAATTGCACTGAGCTTGTCTTAAAGCAACTTCAGGAAATGAAACCTACTGTCAGTCTGAAAAAACTTGAAGTGCATTCAAATGATCCAGATGTGTCTGTTATGAAAGAAATCAGTATGGGCAAAGCCACGGGGAGAGGGCAGAACTGA